GATGTGCTCGAACTGCCGGAGGCTGCTGTAGGCGCGCACGCGCTGGCCGAGCTGCATGGTGATCTTGAGTTCGTCGATCGCCCATACCAGCTCGTCCAGCCAGTGCGCCTGCTGGCGCCGATCCCGCCAGGCGCGATGCGTGAGGCGGGTAACGCGCATGGCGGCCGTCCGCAACTCCGCGCCGTGCGTGTACTTGTGGTAGCGCGGGAAGCGGCGGACGGCTTCCTCGATATCCACCAGCAACCGCTCGGCCTGTTTCACG
The window above is part of the Algiphilus sp. genome. Proteins encoded here:
- a CDS encoding four helix bundle protein translates to MPFELPPIVKQAERLLVDIEEAVRRFPRYHKYTHGAELRTAAMRVTRLTHRAWRDRRQQAHWLDELVWAIDELKITMQLGQRVRAYSSLRQFEHIARQARQLGKQAGGWRKQQHPKGQNPAPPAASECAQTLSTRTASAQEATP